A window from Salminus brasiliensis chromosome 7, fSalBra1.hap2, whole genome shotgun sequence encodes these proteins:
- the h1-10 gene encoding histone H1.10 has protein sequence MTMSAQVEETAPAPAPAPAPAPATKKKAGAPKVKAVAKPASPESKKKKKKKSKGPGKYSKLVIDAIRTLGDKNGSSLFKIYNEAKKVSWFDQQNGRMYLKYSIRALLLNDTLVQVKGLGANGSFKLNKKKFETKSKKSTSRPAKPAKAPKPEKKPAKKATEKKKKKEKKKSVKSAKKATPAPKKTAKPKKAPKKPAAAAKKATKAKTSKPKK, from the coding sequence ATGACCATGTCTGCTCAGGTCGAGGAGACAGCCCCTGCCCCGGCCCCGGCCCCTGCCCCTGCTCCGGCCACCAAGAAGAAGGCAGGCGCCCCCAAAGTCAAAGCAGTCGCGAAACCCGCTTCTCCGGAgagcaagaaaaagaaaaagaagaagagcaaGGGGCCCGGAAAGTACAGCAAGCTGGTGATCGACGCCATCCGGACCCTGGGGGACAAAAACGGCTCGTCTCTGTTCAAGATCTACAACGAGGCGAAGAAGGTGAGCTGGTTTGACCAGCAGAATGGCCGGATGTACCTCAAGTACTCGATCCGCGCGCTGCTGCTCAACGACACGCTCGTGCAGGTGAAGGGTCTGGGTGCCAACGGCTCCTTCAAACTCAACAAGAAAAAATTCGAGACCAAGAGCAAGAAGAGCACCAGCAGGCCGGCCAAGCCCGCTAAAGCGCCGAAACCGGAGAAAAAGCCTGCCAAGAAAGCCacggagaagaagaaaaagaaggagaagaagaaaagcgTGAAGAGCGCAAAGAAGGCGACCCCCGCCCCGAAGAAAACCGCCAAGCCCAAGAAAGCCCCCAAGAAGCCAGCAGCCGCTGCCAAGAAGGCGACCAAGGCGAAGACGTCGAAGCCAAAAAAATAG